The DNA sequence GGGTGGCGCGAGAGCTCGCCGTCGAGACCGGCACCCTCGGCGTGCGCGAGACCGGCGCGCGACACCGCTGGATCGCCGAACGCGCGTTCGAGACCGCCGAGATCGAGGTCGATGGGACGACGTACGAGATCACGGTGAAGGTCGCCAGCGACTCGGCGGGCGAGGTCTACGACGTGAGCGCCGAGTACGACGAGGCGACCGCCGTCGCCGCCGAAAGCGGGGTGCCTGTGCGGGAAGTCATGCGGCGGGCGGAGAACGTGGTTCGGGAGTAGCGTTCACTGGCTCTCTCGCCACGCTTGACGCGCGTCGAGCGCCGGTTGGTGGAAATCGAGCGTCCATTCGGGCACGTCTTCGACTTCCCAGTAGTCGAGTGCTGCACCCTCGTGCGATAGTTGAAGCGTGCCGCTCACTACTTCACACAAGTAGAGTAAGAGGACGTGACCGGAGGGTTGAGCGGGTTCGGATCCATGAAGTAGGCGTTGACCACTTCGACCGTCTCCACCGTGAGACCCGTTTCCTCTCGCGTCTCGCGTACCGCCGTCTGGTCGGGTGGTTCGAGCGGTTCGACTGCTCCACCGGGAATGTCCCACGTTCCGGCGACGTACGTCGAATCCTCTGGACGTTGCATCAGCAGTATTCGCCCCTCGTCGTTGAAGACCGCGGCTTTGACCCCGACGTTCGGCGTGGCGTAGCCGAGGTTCGCCGCGAGCCGTTCCCTGGTCTCCTCGGGAGGTAGTTCGACGGCCTCCGCGTAGTACTCGCTGACGAGTTCGAGCATCCGTTCGTAACGCTCCCGGTCGTACGGATCGTCGGCGAAGAACAGGCCCGCTTTCGCCATCACTCGAAGCTCGTCGAGCAACGGGAGGATGTCGATGGTCTCGCGGTCGTCCGTCATGAGTCTCGGTGCTCCGCGAGCGCTTCCTCGATCGTTAGCTCGCCGGCGGCCACCTCGCGTGCGAGTACCTCGTCGATCTCCCGGTTCGTTGGGGAGCGCTCGCGTGAGCGCGCCTTGATGACGTCGAGTTCGCCCGCGGTGGGCTCGATCGTGCGCTGGGTGACGCGCTCGCCCGCGAGCCGTGCGATGTTGACGGCGGCGAGCACGTCGCCCATCCCGCGTGCGCCAGTGCCGAGGTGGGGTGTGGTGCCGGTCTCGTCGACGAGTTCCACGGGCATATCGAGGTCGTCGATCAGCGACGCGCCGACGATGCGCGCCCCGTCGCCGATCCGTACTATCGGGTCCACCGCGTCGGCGACCTCGTCCTCGATCACACCAGGGGCGTCGGCGACCGGTACCTGAAACGCCGCGACGCAGACCTCGCCCGAGAGCACCGCGATCCCGGGTTTGTTCCCCGGATCGACGCCGATCACCGTCCGCCCCCCGTCGCGCACGACCGACAGCGCCGCGTCGACCCCCTTCCGCGGCGCGTCGGGGTCGGCCTGCACGAGGTCGACCTCGCTCGCGTCCTCGGGTCGCGGGTCTTCCTCTGCACCCGCGATCACGACACGGGTCCGTTCGGGCAGGTCGTCGCCGGGTTCGACGGTAGTGAAGGCGACCCCGCGGTCGCGGAGCTCGGCGACGACCCCGTGGTAGAGCGCGAAATCGGCGGTGGCGACGACGATCACGTCCCGTGATCCGACGTCGGGGCGCATAAATTCCGACCCCTTCCGGACGCGACCACTTTTGGTGGGTGGGGGAGAAGCCCGGGCGTGAGCGACCCGATCCCGACGGGCTGTCCCCCGATCGACGACCTCCTCGGCGGCGGTCTT is a window from the Halococcus hamelinensis 100A6 genome containing:
- a CDS encoding NUDIX hydrolase, which codes for MTDDRETIDILPLLDELRVMAKAGLFFADDPYDRERYERMLELVSEYYAEAVELPPEETRERLAANLGYATPNVGVKAAVFNDEGRILLMQRPEDSTYVAGTWDIPGGAVEPLEPPDQTAVRETREETGLTVETVEVVNAYFMDPNPLNPPVTSSYSTCVK